In the Harmonia axyridis chromosome 3, icHarAxyr1.1, whole genome shotgun sequence genome, one interval contains:
- the LOC123676650 gene encoding uncharacterized protein LOC123676650 isoform X3: protein MSVQSDSGRQNQQQNKRPIVIIYPTVAPETVVIPIISCILGFPLLALLVICCLRRRAKLAREQARRRNYDSEHGTLTIRFSQIHYLGRGRAVSLRSERAMSRGFPSLELDTVLEERSDPEPEGTTVIEMMTPDGNESSEGNR from the exons ATGTCTGTACAAAGCGACTCCGGCAGGCAGAATCAGCAACAGAATAAGAGACCCATTGTCATCATTTATCCCACGG TGGCACCGGAAACCGTGGTGATACCTATAATCTCCTGTATCCTAGGTTTCCCCCTTTTGGCGCTATTGGTGATCTGCTGTCTCCGTCGAAGAGCTAAGTTGGCTAGGGAACAAGCAAGGAGGAGGAATTACGACTCTGAGCACGGTACATTAACTATTAGATTCAGCCAAATACATTATTTAG GTCGCGGCAGGGCAGTTTCCCTGCGATCGGAGAGAGCCATGAGCAGGGGATTCCCCTCTTTGGAGCTAGACACTGTGCTAGAAGAAAGGTCGGATCCAGAACCGGAAGGCACCACCGTCATCGAAATGATGACGCCGGATGGTAACGAGTCTTCGGAAGGCAACAGATAG